One region of Verrucomicrobiia bacterium genomic DNA includes:
- a CDS encoding DMT family transporter yields the protein MKIHLYLLTVLLGIILAVHLAMNGKVGSVLQNARVGNALFWCIGALGAVAIGVSGWRSDALAPLKQVHPMLLTAGVLGACLVFAIAWLIPKVGAGSVMITLLAGQVIGGLVMSHYGWLGSPVQPITLAKVVGVLVMIGGVVLATRQ from the coding sequence ATGAAAATACACCTCTATCTACTAACAGTGTTGCTGGGAATCATCCTGGCCGTCCACCTGGCCATGAACGGCAAGGTCGGTAGTGTCTTGCAGAACGCCCGTGTTGGAAATGCGCTTTTCTGGTGCATCGGAGCGCTGGGCGCAGTCGCCATTGGCGTGAGCGGATGGCGAAGTGACGCCTTGGCGCCGCTCAAGCAAGTCCATCCGATGCTGCTGACGGCCGGCGTGCTGGGCGCTTGCCTGGTGTTCGCCATCGCCTGGCTCATTCCCAAGGTTGGGGCGGGAAGCGTGATGATCACCCTTTTAGCCGGCCAGGTAATCGGAGGATTAGTCATGTCTCACTATGGCTGGCTCGGTTCACCGGTCCAGCCCATTACGCTGGCCAAAGTGGTGGGTGTCCTGGTGATGATTGGCGGCGTCGTATTAGCGACCCGGCAGTGA